Genomic segment of Myxococcus stipitatus:
CCGCCACCACCACGTCCGGGTCCTGTCGGAGGAGCGCGCGCAGCACCTGGGCGAGCGTCGTGCCATCGCCCACCCGCACCGTGCCGAACCTCGCGTCCACCGCGCGCGGATGTTCGAGCGCGGCCAGCGTGTTCGTGAAGTCCGGGAGCGCCTCCAGCGCGGCGTGGAGCGAGGTGCTCCGCCCGGAGCCTCGCTCACCTGAGAACACGACGGGCCGACCCTGGAACAGGGTGTCGAGGCGCAGGAGGCGCTCGGTGAGGAACGCGGCCTCGGGCGCGCCGAGGTTCAGCAAGGTGGAGAACGGAGGCTGCGCCGCGCGGAGCGTCTCGTCGCGCGCGAAGGCGGCGATGGTGGTGCTGCCGGGGCTCTCCTGGAAGGTCACCCAGAAGTGGGCCTCGGGCGTGGACGTCACGGTTCCTCGCGCCGGGCGGGCGGCGTCATGGCCTCGTCGCGTGAAGGTGGCGAGGGCCTGGTGCATCGACGCGAACAGCTCCGGGGTGAGGGGCTGGCGGACGGCCCGCCGGTCCTGTCCCAGCAGGCCCTCGTGTCCGGGCGCGTCCGGGCGGAGGATGAAGAACGAGGCGCCCGCGACGGTCTCCTCGGCCTCGACGTCCGACCACACGGAGAACACGTGCGTGTGCGTCTGCGCGGCGAGGGAGAAGAGGGCGGCCGCGGCCTCGAGTGGCGAGGCGGGCGGAGGCGGCGGCGCGGGCACCGGGATTCCCTCGGTGGAGAAGTGTTCGAACAGGCCGGAAATCAGCTCGGCGGGGGTGGTGGCGCGGATGCTCACGATGAGGGCTCCTCTGTGAGCGGATGATGACACGCGTCACGTGCTTGGGGGTGACAGGGGAGGGGGCTCGGGGCTACGAAGAGACGATGAGCCAGGACTGGAACGCGACGAACGCGCCCACGGCGGCGTTTGATTCTGGGGCCGAGCATCGTCTGCTGAACCGGTGGGTGGGGCGCTGGGAGGGGCCCACGCGGACGTGGTTCGACCCGTCCGGTGCTCCCGAGGAGTCGCGCACCCAGGCGCGTGTCGAGCCGCTGCTCGGCGGCCGGTTCGTGCGCTGGGACTATCACTCCACGGCCATGGGCCAGCCGCATGCGGGGCAGCTCATCGTGGGCTTCGATGTCCTGGAGAAGCAGTTCACCGTGGCGTGGGTGGACAGCTTCCACATGAGCGCGAACATGATGGTCTCCACGGGGGCGCCTCGGGAGGATGGGCGTGTGTCCGTGCTGGGC
This window contains:
- a CDS encoding ATPase, T2SS/T4P/T4SS family translates to MSIRATTPAELISGLFEHFSTEGIPVPAPPPPPASPLEAAAALFSLAAQTHTHVFSVWSDVEAEETVAGASFFILRPDAPGHEGLLGQDRRAVRQPLTPELFASMHQALATFTRRGHDAARPARGTVTSTPEAHFWVTFQESPGSTTIAAFARDETLRAAQPPFSTLLNLGAPEAAFLTERLLRLDTLFQGRPVVFSGERGSGRSTSLHAALEALPDFTNTLAALEHPRAVDARFGTVRVGDGTTLAQVLRALLRQDPDVVVADEPRTTEDLQLLLHSSLTGHATVFTLEAASPEAALAKLREALPEAPVAPLIVHHTRNEATGQTERSLHTVTQEGHVQAWSP
- a CDS encoding DUF1579 domain-containing protein; its protein translation is MMTRVTCLGVTGEGARGYEETMSQDWNATNAPTAAFDSGAEHRLLNRWVGRWEGPTRTWFDPSGAPEESRTQARVEPLLGGRFVRWDYHSTAMGQPHAGQLIVGFDVLEKQFTVAWVDSFHMSANMMVSTGAPREDGRVSVLGSYAAGACDEQGVTRSQRWGWRTVIHQPDADTLVLESFNISPEGHEDRAVETRLTRRREA